The Thermosulfurimonas sp. F29 genome includes a window with the following:
- the acs gene encoding acetate--CoA ligase gives MEKKNRIEAVLKEERVFYPPQAGKDRAYISSRYEYEEIYEYSIRDPEGFWSERAKELITWFRLWDRTCYWDFNKPEIRWFEGGKLNACYNCLDRHLEGPNRNKAAIIWQGEPDEEVRVYTYQMLHREVCRFANVLRKLGVKKGDRVSIYLPMIPELPIVMLACARIGAIHSVVFGGFSAEALKTRIQDCEAKILITADGYWRAGKKVEAKKNADEALKDCPSVEKCIVVRRLGIDINWVEGRDIWYHEAINDPEISDWCECEEMDAEDILFILYTSGSTGKPKGVFHTTGGYLVYVAHTLQWVFDLKPEDIFWCTADIGWITGHSYIVYGPLALGATEIMYEGVPTYPHPGRFWELVQKFRVTLFYTAPTVIRALMRAGDEWPKKYDLSSLRILGSVGEPINPEAWLWYHQNVGRGRCPIVDTWWQTETGGFLISPLPYAIPQKPGSATVPLPGIEPVILRDDGTEAGVNEGGHLCFKRAWPGMLRGVWGNPQRFKEVYFSRFPGYYYSGDGARRDEDGYIWIIGRLDDVINVSGHRLGTMELESALVAHPAVAEAAVIGVPHEVKGETIYAFVILREGYEPSEDLEKELKQHVRKVIGPIATPEFIQFVSGLPKTRSGKIMRRILRKIATGQYEDLGDTSTLADPSVVEELIRTRKAMEK, from the coding sequence ATGGAAAAGAAGAATCGTATAGAGGCGGTCCTGAAGGAGGAGCGCGTATTCTATCCCCCCCAGGCCGGGAAGGACCGGGCTTACATCTCCTCCAGGTACGAGTATGAGGAAATTTACGAATACTCTATTAGGGACCCCGAGGGCTTCTGGAGCGAACGAGCCAAGGAACTCATCACCTGGTTCAGGCTCTGGGATCGGACCTGCTACTGGGACTTCAACAAACCCGAAATCCGCTGGTTTGAGGGTGGAAAGCTCAACGCCTGCTACAACTGCCTGGATCGGCACCTCGAGGGCCCCAATCGGAACAAGGCGGCCATCATCTGGCAGGGTGAGCCCGACGAGGAAGTCCGGGTCTACACCTACCAGATGCTTCACCGGGAGGTTTGCCGCTTTGCCAATGTGCTCAGGAAACTCGGGGTCAAGAAAGGTGATCGTGTTTCCATTTATCTTCCCATGATCCCGGAACTTCCCATCGTTATGCTGGCCTGCGCCCGGATCGGCGCCATCCATTCCGTGGTTTTCGGCGGGTTTTCGGCCGAGGCGCTCAAGACCCGTATCCAGGACTGTGAGGCCAAGATCCTGATCACCGCGGACGGCTACTGGCGAGCCGGCAAGAAGGTGGAAGCCAAGAAGAACGCCGACGAGGCCTTGAAGGACTGCCCCTCGGTGGAAAAGTGCATCGTGGTCCGGCGCCTGGGGATCGACATTAACTGGGTGGAAGGCCGAGACATATGGTACCACGAAGCCATTAACGATCCGGAGATTTCCGACTGGTGCGAATGTGAGGAGATGGACGCCGAGGACATTCTTTTCATCCTCTATACCTCCGGCTCCACCGGGAAACCCAAGGGGGTCTTTCATACCACCGGTGGTTACCTGGTCTATGTAGCCCATACCCTCCAGTGGGTCTTCGATCTTAAGCCGGAGGACATCTTCTGGTGCACCGCCGATATCGGCTGGATCACCGGGCACTCCTACATTGTTTACGGTCCTCTGGCCCTGGGGGCCACGGAGATCATGTACGAGGGAGTGCCCACCTATCCTCATCCGGGCCGCTTCTGGGAATTGGTACAGAAGTTCAGGGTCACCCTCTTCTACACCGCGCCCACGGTTATTCGGGCCCTGATGCGGGCCGGAGACGAGTGGCCCAAAAAGTACGATCTTTCGAGCCTGCGGATCCTGGGCTCGGTGGGAGAACCCATTAATCCCGAGGCCTGGCTGTGGTATCACCAGAATGTGGGCCGTGGCCGGTGCCCCATCGTGGACACCTGGTGGCAGACCGAAACCGGCGGGTTCCTGATCTCGCCGCTGCCCTACGCCATCCCGCAGAAGCCGGGTTCGGCCACCGTGCCCCTTCCGGGGATCGAGCCCGTGATCCTGCGCGACGACGGAACTGAGGCCGGGGTCAACGAGGGTGGGCACCTCTGTTTTAAACGGGCCTGGCCGGGGATGCTCCGGGGGGTGTGGGGAAATCCTCAACGCTTTAAGGAGGTCTATTTCAGCCGATTCCCCGGCTATTATTACAGCGGCGACGGGGCTCGTAGAGATGAGGACGGCTATATCTGGATCATCGGGCGTCTCGACGATGTGATCAATGTCTCCGGGCACCGTCTCGGGACCATGGAGCTTGAAAGCGCGCTCGTGGCCCATCCCGCGGTGGCCGAGGCCGCGGTGATCGGGGTGCCCCACGAGGTCAAGGGCGAGACCATCTACGCCTTCGTAATCCTGCGCGAAGGCTACGAGCCCTCGGAGGATCTTGAGAAGGAGCTCAAACAGCATGTCCGCAAGGTCATCGGGCCCATCGCCACGCCGGAGTTCATACAGTTCGTTTCCGGGCTTCCCAAGACCAGGAGCGGGAAGATCATGCGCCGCATCCTGCGTAAGATCGCCACCGGCCAGTACGAGGACCTGGGAGACACCTCCACGCTCGCCGACCCCTCGGTGGTGGAGGAACTCATCCGCACCCGCAAGGCCATGGAGAAATAG
- a CDS encoding isochorismatase family protein — protein MIDPQETLLRVVQDRDRVVRNISLLIEAAQIFDVPIVATTQYREKLGTYPREIIERLKDLPLLDKMEFSALRNPQIRRAVSEKGRSSLIICGVETHICVYQTALSALEEGYRPVVVIDATSSRNRENFYWGASRLRDLGIAVVSTEMLVYEWLERAGTSEFRALLPSLKDSS, from the coding sequence GTGATAGATCCTCAGGAAACTCTTCTCAGAGTGGTGCAGGATCGGGATCGGGTGGTTCGTAATATTTCCTTACTGATAGAAGCTGCCCAGATCTTCGATGTTCCTATAGTGGCAACTACCCAATACCGGGAAAAGCTCGGGACCTATCCTCGGGAAATAATAGAAAGACTTAAGGACCTTCCCCTCCTGGACAAAATGGAATTCAGTGCCCTCCGGAACCCTCAAATCAGAAGGGCGGTGAGTGAGAAGGGACGCTCCAGCCTGATCATCTGCGGAGTGGAAACCCATATATGCGTGTACCAGACCGCCCTTTCGGCTCTGGAGGAGGGATATCGCCCGGTGGTGGTAATAGACGCCACTTCTTCCCGGAACCGGGAAAACTTCTACTGGGGTGCCTCCAGGTTGAGGGATCTCGGTATAGCGGTGGTTTCCACGGAGATGCTGGTCTATGAATGGCTGGAACGGGCGGGGACTTCTGAATTTAGGGCCCTTTTGCCGAGCCTGAAGGACTCTTCCTAA
- a CDS encoding folylpolyglutamate synthase/dihydrofolate synthase family protein has translation MNFEEALTWLEQHQFHGIKPGLARISRLLEALGHPEKCYPCVHLAGTNGKGSTAAILSAILSAHGLRTGLYTSPHLVSVTERFRIDGREIPPERLAEVLTRVRRKVEALDLPVTYFEITTAAAFLYFAEEKVDFAVIECGMGGRLDATNVCRPLVSVITSVARDHTAYLGNNLWQIAFEKAGIIKSGVPAVIGKVPPEARKVILAKAINVKSPTYLWGHDFRVRKTGKRLLYRGLRRTLRNLTLSLRGTFQKYNLGMALAVMELLEENGFPFREDLIRRGLEGVVWPGRFEYFPLGSGIILDGAHNEEGVEALLSSLKQMDIHKYCLVFGATNEGGEKPYLYMLQKLARGAEKILICEPPGPRHPVSLADWKRHISQKDYPGIDFCQTPEEALKKALKEGSPVVVTGSLYLVGAIRKILKGGEESLPSPKVIRIRIPLHRVRKCLDR, from the coding sequence ATGAATTTCGAAGAGGCGTTGACCTGGCTAGAGCAGCACCAATTTCACGGGATCAAGCCCGGGCTTGCCAGGATTTCCCGGCTTCTTGAGGCCCTGGGGCACCCAGAGAAATGCTATCCCTGTGTACACTTGGCTGGCACCAACGGCAAAGGCTCCACGGCGGCCATTCTTTCCGCCATACTTTCCGCTCACGGTCTGCGCACCGGCCTTTACACCTCGCCCCACCTGGTCTCGGTTACCGAGCGTTTCCGCATCGACGGACGGGAAATACCCCCGGAACGCCTGGCGGAAGTCCTTACCCGGGTGCGGCGCAAGGTGGAAGCCCTTGATCTTCCGGTCACTTACTTCGAGATTACCACTGCCGCGGCCTTTCTTTACTTTGCCGAGGAAAAGGTGGATTTCGCCGTGATCGAGTGCGGTATGGGAGGGCGCCTTGACGCCACCAATGTGTGCCGCCCCCTGGTCTCGGTTATCACTTCGGTGGCCCGGGATCATACCGCCTATTTAGGCAACAATCTCTGGCAGATAGCCTTCGAGAAAGCCGGTATTATAAAGTCCGGGGTCCCGGCGGTGATAGGAAAGGTCCCCCCGGAAGCTCGAAAAGTTATTCTGGCCAAGGCCATCAATGTAAAAAGTCCCACCTATCTCTGGGGGCACGACTTCCGGGTTAGAAAAACCGGAAAGAGATTACTTTATCGAGGTCTTCGGAGGACCCTCCGCAATTTAACTCTTTCGCTGAGAGGTACTTTCCAGAAATACAATCTGGGAATGGCTCTAGCCGTCATGGAACTCCTGGAAGAAAACGGGTTCCCCTTTCGGGAGGATTTGATACGCCGGGGTCTGGAAGGGGTGGTATGGCCCGGGCGTTTCGAGTATTTCCCCCTGGGATCAGGGATAATCCTCGACGGCGCCCACAACGAGGAAGGCGTGGAGGCCCTTCTTTCTTCGCTCAAACAGATGGATATTCACAAGTATTGCCTTGTTTTTGGAGCCACCAACGAGGGAGGAGAAAAGCCCTATCTCTACATGTTACAGAAACTGGCTCGCGGAGCAGAAAAAATCCTGATCTGTGAACCCCCGGGTCCTCGGCATCCCGTAAGTCTTGCAGACTGGAAAAGACATATAAGTCAGAAGGATTACCCCGGGATTGATTTCTGTCAGACACCGGAAGAAGCCCTGAAAAAGGCTCTTAAAGAAGGATCTCCCGTGGTAGTAACCGGATCCCTTTATCTCGTAGGAGCAATAAGAAAAATCCTTAAGGGAGGGGAGGAAAGCCTCCCCTCCCCCAAGGTTATCCGAATACGTATCCCTCTTCACCGTGTTCGGAAATGTCTAGACCGGTAA
- a CDS encoding ammonium transporter, with amino-acid sequence MVNYTDTLFLLMSAALVLLMTPALAVFYGGLVRRKNVLSIIIQSLIMISLVTLEWIYVGYSLSFGPDLHGIIGSLKHLALRGVGFSPSPDYASTVPALVFMIYQCMFAVITPALITGAFAERTRFSAFVLFSLLWALLVYNPLCHWIWGGGWLSKLGVLDFAGGLVVHASCGMAALVMALVVGKRKGAHQEPFIPHNLPLTVVGTGLLWFGWFGFNAGSALAVNNTAVQAFINTHVAAATAMLAWVLVEWLKQGKPTTLGACSGAIAGLATITPAAGFVGTHAAVLIGALAGVVCYLAVLAKNSLGYDDALDVVGIHGVGGILGTLAAGALSAQVKFSAQVIGVLATVVYTLVATFILAKVVDLIVGLRVDEESEFTGLDISEHGEEGYVFG; translated from the coding sequence ATGGTCAATTACACCGATACGCTTTTTCTGCTGATGTCCGCGGCTCTGGTGCTTTTGATGACTCCGGCTCTGGCGGTTTTTTACGGGGGACTCGTTCGACGCAAGAATGTCCTCTCCATCATTATTCAAAGCCTCATCATGATTTCCCTGGTCACCCTGGAGTGGATCTATGTGGGCTACAGTCTTTCCTTCGGACCGGACCTTCACGGGATCATAGGGAGCCTTAAGCACCTGGCCCTAAGGGGAGTGGGATTTTCTCCCAGTCCCGACTACGCCTCCACGGTGCCGGCTCTGGTTTTCATGATCTATCAGTGCATGTTTGCGGTAATCACCCCGGCCCTCATCACCGGGGCCTTTGCCGAGCGCACCCGGTTTTCGGCCTTCGTGCTCTTCAGTCTTCTCTGGGCTCTTCTGGTCTACAATCCCCTCTGCCACTGGATCTGGGGCGGGGGCTGGCTTTCGAAACTGGGGGTGCTCGATTTTGCCGGGGGGCTGGTGGTGCACGCCAGCTGCGGAATGGCGGCCCTGGTGATGGCCCTGGTGGTGGGCAAGCGCAAGGGGGCCCATCAGGAACCCTTCATCCCCCACAATCTTCCCCTTACGGTGGTCGGCACGGGACTTCTGTGGTTCGGCTGGTTCGGGTTCAACGCCGGTAGCGCTCTTGCGGTGAACAACACCGCGGTGCAGGCCTTCATCAACACCCATGTGGCGGCGGCCACGGCCATGCTGGCCTGGGTGCTGGTGGAATGGCTCAAGCAGGGCAAGCCCACCACCCTGGGGGCCTGCAGTGGAGCCATCGCCGGGCTGGCCACCATCACCCCGGCGGCGGGGTTCGTGGGAACCCACGCCGCGGTGCTGATCGGGGCCCTGGCCGGAGTGGTGTGCTATCTGGCGGTTCTTGCCAAAAACAGCCTGGGCTACGACGATGCCCTGGATGTGGTGGGCATCCACGGCGTGGGAGGCATCCTGGGCACCCTGGCCGCCGGAGCCCTTTCCGCTCAGGTAAAGTTTTCCGCTCAGGTGATCGGTGTTTTGGCCACGGTGGTTTACACCCTGGTGGCCACCTTCATCCTGGCCAAGGTGGTGGATCTTATCGTGGGGCTTCGCGTGGACGAGGAGAGTGAATTTACCGGTCTAGACATTTCCGAACACGGTGAAGAGGGATACGTATTCGGATAA